In Saprospiraceae bacterium, the sequence TTATTATTGCCACAACCATCAGATGCAGTATACGTGACAGTATGAGTCCCCAGAGGGATATTATCAATCCGTCCCCCATTGGTATTAATGGTAATGCCAGCAACTTCAACAGACACCGATATTTGAGCTGCTGTGGAACAATTATCAGTGACGACAACAGCAGGCAAGGTAGCGGATGCCTGGCAATGTGTACCTGAAACGCTAACATCTGGTAATGGCCCCGGAGAAATAATAGTTGGAGCTACAGTATCTCTGACTTCAATAGTCTGAGTACATGTCATCATAACGGCGGGAGAAGTACACCAATCTATTAGCTTCCACTCACGGGAAAACTTAAAACATCCTTTAGATCCAGATGCCCATAAAGTCACTATCGGAGCAGGTTGCAAAATATTACACGGTATACCCTGGTTTTTTAAAGGTGATCCCAAAATAGCTGTTGTAGTATCGAGCGTGGCACCAGTGATACAATATATTATAGTGTCACGAGGACAAATGACATCAGCCATAGTGATCTTAATAAAGCAAATGGTATCCAGAAAAAATGTATCTGCCAGTCCCATCCTCTTTACGGTCCACTGCCTGAATTCTTTTGAAAAACAAGCAGAATCACATGCGGTACCTGGAGTCATCACTATCCTCACTGGTAACACTTTAGACACAGAAGTCACCGGCCCAAAACAAACCAAATCACCAATCACAGGCTTGGGTATTAAAGAAGTATCTGTATTGCAGGGAAGCGGATAACTTGTCTGCGGAGGGCATGCAGCAAAAAGCGGATGTGCCAGGCAGATTGAAGTTACTAGTATCAATCCTGTCATTTTCAGCCCATAAAGAAATAATTGTTTCATATCAAACTATTTTTTGATTAAATGCAATAAATAACTGTCAGTCAAATACTTACGTATTGACTTATCTGTATACTGCTTGTTTGATATTCTGGTACGGGGCTAAATCAAATTCCACAAAGAATTTTTATAGCATTCCAGTCGGTGGAAAATCAAAATTTTGGGATGGGACTTTATTCTTTGCAAACAAATTACAATAAAGTGTAATTTATATATAATTGTATTTACATCAAATAAACATTACAAAAATATGTAATATGTAAGGGCTTGATATACCTTTAAAGTGGTATTTTATTAATATATATTTAACATATTATTAATAATGAATAAGTGTAACTAACTTATTAACAATAATTTATACGCTTATTCGCAAGAATACAGGCAAATAAATAGCGCTTGTATTAATCTAAAAGATGCACTTTACCAGAGAAATTGTTGAATTGATCCTTGATATTATAAAAATATATACCTGGATATCTGAAAACTCCTTTTTCTACCTTTAGTTGATTGATTCCTTTATTGACCATAACTTTTTGGGTATTGAAGCTTTTACCACTTATATCATACCAGGTGACATTGATCTCGGTGTGTTGTTCACTATGATATAATATGGTCAGATTTTCTCTAAACGGATTTGGATATACCTTCACTCTGCCATCAATGGAATTAGATACCCTGGCTATAGGCTGCTTATTATCCCTTGCTTCCAATTTGGGTATGGTAGATGTCAATTTTGAAGTATCAAATAAGCTCAGATTGATATCGCCGATTTTTACTCCAATGAAATCTGCATCAATACAAATAGAATCCAATTTTCTAAGTTTTATAAAATCCGGCACTGAACTAATATTTTTACCGAGTATATCCAAAGAAGCCAGATTAAAACTTTTAGGGAAAAATCTCCACGCTGGCTGGCTTCCTAAATTATTTTGCCCTTTGGTGAGTAAATAATAACCGAGCAAAAAAGCATCATCCATATCCACTGTATCATTGCCATCTATATCTGCAGCAATCAGCTGATAAGGGCTAAATAAGGAATCGTCTCCTTGAATATAATTTACCAACAGATCATAATCTTCATCTGTCACCCCATCAAAGAAACCTTTGCTTTTATAGGCGGATACTGAATAGTCAATGTCCTTTTTCAACTGTTGGAATTTATATTGACCATTGACCATCAGAGATTTTGATTTGGCTGAGTCAGCGAGTGTCATCATCACACTGTCTAAAGGTGCTTCATACATATTCCACAAAAAACCTGCTATTAATAGAGAATCATGGGCCGCCACAGGCGGTGCAGGTGGTGCTGGCGGAGCTACCGGCTTAGGGCACATCCCTGAGTTGTCTTGAAGATTTAACTTCACTGTACAATAATCTTTATTGCCTGCTTCATCTTCTACCCAAATCTTTAAGGTTTTTATTCCGATACTATCACAAGTATATCTTGAGGGTACTGCAGTAAACTTGAGTTTTTCTTTCGGTGTGCAATTGTCATAAGACCCAGCGTCAAATTTTTTAGGATCTATCACAGTATATATGCCATCTGAATGCCAGCCTATGCCCGCTACTAAGGTGCCCAGGCAATAGGGAGTTGGTGCCGTTTTGTCTAATACGATGACTTTGGTAGTGCAAGTTGAATAATTAGCGCAGCCATCTTTGACAGAAAATATTACTTCAGTAGTGCCAATCGGATATTGACCACTGGCATCAGCAGAATACGGATTAGTCGCATATTTAGAATTGTGCGAAATCACAGATTTTCCATTGCAAGAAGAGGTTGCTGTAGGAACCGGTACATCTACCCATGCGGTCTTACCATAAAGTTCCTGACCTACCTTAACCTCTGGCGTGCAAGTGATGGATGGTTTAGATTTACTAACTAGTTTGATTAACTGAACATGCTCCCAGCGACCCTCTGTCTGATAGCCGTATGCATTCGGATTATAAGTACACCAATCAATTACACTCCATCGCCTGGCTATTTTTCTACAGATACCCGGATCGTTGGGAAAAGTATATTCTTCGTCTTTATAACTAATACCATAATGGCTACAACTATTCTTGCTTGAGATGTCAGGATAACCATATGGATAACTGAGATATTTAGGGTCGGTACTACCAACACAAGCATCCGCTTCAAAGTCTTTAGGCCACCAGATATTGGGATAGCCCCCTCTCGCTTTGACCCAGATCACACTTTTACAAATAGTCGTTTTACCACAACCATCGACAACTTTCCACTCTACCCAAACGCTTCCAATACCACAATCATTTAAAGACTTAGACACATATGGTCCATAGATCCAATAATTAGAACCAGAGACTTCAGGTTTATTGTACTTGATATAATCTAGTTGATCACAATAGATCCATTCTTCTTTTGGGCACCAAACAGATATGGGAGCAGAGCCATAGTGGTTAGTGACCCATATGGTCTGCGTGCAGTAATAAGATCTGGCATAATGATCCACTATCTCCCACTTAATCTCTACATAACCAGCACCACAATTTAGATTAGGTTTGATCCAGGGTCCATACAAAGTATGCGGTCCCCAGACTGAAGGCTTATCCCAATAATTACCGGCTTGATAAGTTTGGTAAGTAATGTCTTTGTCCTTTGGGCAAAATATCTCCAAAGAAGCATATGCATTAGAACTCATACCAAACAATATGATTCCAACCACGAGTGTAATCCATTTTTTCATAGCGACGGCTTTCAATAAACACAAACTTTTATCTTTTGGGGGGAACATAAAAGTAAGTAAAGGAAAACTGTGCGGTAATAGATTTTAAGTTAAAAATTTGGGTTACACTATTATAAAATCAATATTTAATTAAATGATCTATTAACTCATGATATCCGATCACTTAGATATATCAGTACATTGTAATATCAATACGGCTAAAAACAAAAAAGCCCGAAAAATCTCCGAGCTTTATTTTTTAAGTTAACTTTTGTATTAATGATCTTATTTGGCAGACCCTTTTAGGTTAGATGGGATGTCGAAGGATAGAGACAATTCGTGCGCTCCATTATTATATTTTTGAAATTCTTCTAAGGCTATATCATAAGAATAAAACAATTTAAATTTATTGATTCTGGCTCCCAACAGAAAAGTGGTTTTGCTAAATCCACCGATGGAATAAGACACACCACCATATAATTGTTCTTCTAAGAAAGACATTTTTACATTGAGATCAGTTTGAAAAGGCACATTCCTCAATCTCTTGATCATGATGGAAGGCTCTACGGTAAAATTATAATTCTGCACATCAAATTTATATCCTACCCATGCATTAAAATATTTGAAAAAACCATTGTCACTGGTGGTAGTTTGTATCTGATCTATACGAGTTCTAGCCAGGTCCACGATAGAAACCCCAAATTTAAATTTTTCGTTTTGCTCCCCATATATTCCAAGCGTAGTACTAAAAAAATTAAGACCATCTGCAGCTGCTTGAAGTAATGGATCAGGCGACACTACCAGTGGATCAAGTACTGCCCCATTCGCTAATTGCATTCTATAAAATTGCGCTGCCAGACCTGCGTTCATCTTGACCGATCCCATATCAAACAAATAAGCCAAACCAGCCTGAGCTTTAAACTTACTCAAGTCTCCAGCTATGTCATTGTATATCTGACCCACAAAGCCCAATTTAGGGGCGACTGGTCCATCAAAACTCAAGGTATAAGTCTTAGGGGAACCTGGAAAAGAGGCATAAGCATTTTTAAAATTAAAGATCAACTCGTGCTGTTGCTTAAACCCTGCATAAGCCGGATTGACCAATATCGGATGAAATATATACTGAGAATATACTGCCTCATCTTGCGCATGAATACTGATCCCTATAGAAATCATTATTATTAAGGAAAGTAAAACTTTTTTCATGGGTAAGGTTTATTGAATAATTATAGAGTATATCAAAAATTAATTAAGTGTGCGAATTAAGGTTACATATCCTTTATACAGGGAATTTGATTGGCCACTGGTATCCTTTAGTATCCAATAATAGGTACCATCCGGCAGCAAGAACCCATTTTTATCTACTCCATTCCAATCGTTTTGATAATTATTGGTGCTATACACGAGCTGATTCCAACGATTGTAGATAAGCAGTTGATTGGATATATTCCCTGCACAGTTGATGACAAATAATTCATTGAATCCATCTCCATTAGGCGTAAATACTCTGGCAGAGGTATAACAGATTCCATCCGTAGGTTGTAAGTTAAAGGACTGGGATACACTGCATCCCTTGGAGTCTCTAGCTACCACAGAATAGGTACCTGAGTTCAAAAAAGTTCTACTGCCACTGGTACTGCCATCATTCCACTGATAGGATATTGGTGGTGTGCCCCCTGCAGGAGTGATTGAAATTTCACCGTCACTGCCAGCTTTAGTTGGCTGCTTAACTCTAGCGCTGATAGTCAGAGCTGTTCCGGACTCTGTCAGTATGATATCCGCAGAGGTCTTTGTAGCATTTACTGCATCTTTCACAGTCACTTTATAAGTACCTGCCTTCAGGCCCGTTATATCTTTTGATGTGGCTGCAAAACCTCCTGGACCAGTCCAAGCAAAAGTATAAGGTGCTGTACCACCCACAGCAGAGATATTGATAGACCCTCCTGCCAGACCGGCACATGGTGGGCTAACTGGAGTGATATTAGTGATGTCCAAAGCCACACTACCAATCGTGACAGAACCTGTCAATTTACAGTTATTACCATCTGTGATGGTATAAGTATAAGATCCTGCAGCCAGGTTGTTTATATCTTTAGTCGTAGCATTATTGCTCCATAAATAGGTGAGTGTGGGATTGCCTCCGGTCACTGTCAAGACGATCGCTCCATTGCTTTGACCTGCAGTTGGGTCAGTACCTTGAGAGGTAGCAGCCAAAGCTGAGAGGACTACAGGAGATCC encodes:
- a CDS encoding T9SS type A sorting domain-containing protein; amino-acid sequence: MKKWITLVVGIILFGMSSNAYASLEIFCPKDKDITYQTYQAGNYWDKPSVWGPHTLYGPWIKPNLNCGAGYVEIKWEIVDHYARSYYCTQTIWVTNHYGSAPISVWCPKEEWIYCDQLDYIKYNKPEVSGSNYWIYGPYVSKSLNDCGIGSVWVEWKVVDGCGKTTICKSVIWVKARGGYPNIWWPKDFEADACVGSTDPKYLSYPYGYPDISSKNSCSHYGISYKDEEYTFPNDPGICRKIARRWSVIDWCTYNPNAYGYQTEGRWEHVQLIKLVSKSKPSITCTPEVKVGQELYGKTAWVDVPVPTATSSCNGKSVISHNSKYATNPYSADASGQYPIGTTEVIFSVKDGCANYSTCTTKVIVLDKTAPTPYCLGTLVAGIGWHSDGIYTVIDPKKFDAGSYDNCTPKEKLKFTAVPSRYTCDSIGIKTLKIWVEDEAGNKDYCTVKLNLQDNSGMCPKPVAPPAPPAPPVAAHDSLLIAGFLWNMYEAPLDSVMMTLADSAKSKSLMVNGQYKFQQLKKDIDYSVSAYKSKGFFDGVTDEDYDLLVNYIQGDDSLFSPYQLIAADIDGNDTVDMDDAFLLGYYLLTKGQNNLGSQPAWRFFPKSFNLASLDILGKNISSVPDFIKLRKLDSICIDADFIGVKIGDINLSLFDTSKLTSTIPKLEARDNKQPIARVSNSIDGRVKVYPNPFRENLTILYHSEQHTEINVTWYDISGKSFNTQKVMVNKGINQLKVEKGVFRYPGIYFYNIKDQFNNFSGKVHLLD
- a CDS encoding PorP/SprF family type IX secretion system membrane protein, which gives rise to MKKVLLSLIIMISIGISIHAQDEAVYSQYIFHPILVNPAYAGFKQQHELIFNFKNAYASFPGSPKTYTLSFDGPVAPKLGFVGQIYNDIAGDLSKFKAQAGLAYLFDMGSVKMNAGLAAQFYRMQLANGAVLDPLVVSPDPLLQAAADGLNFFSTTLGIYGEQNEKFKFGVSIVDLARTRIDQIQTTTSDNGFFKYFNAWVGYKFDVQNYNFTVEPSIMIKRLRNVPFQTDLNVKMSFLEEQLYGGVSYSIGGFSKTTFLLGARINKFKLFYSYDIALEEFQKYNNGAHELSLSFDIPSNLKGSAK